The Cervus canadensis isolate Bull #8, Minnesota chromosome X, ASM1932006v1, whole genome shotgun sequence genome contains the following window.
CTTTCTTGCACTTCAAAATTATTCCAATTTGAAGGTGTCCAACCCAAAGCAGAAATTCAGAAATGCTCATTTCCTCGTCATAGAGGATATCTGCAAAACCATCTTAATCTGCTGTGACATTACAGAGATATCAAAGCCAAAAAAGGAGGCAACTTTCAGGGCAACTAATGAATATTCCCACTTAAGAAGGTAAAGCACAAGCAAAAGTCATCCCATTCAACTTATACCtgcaaaaaatgtatatatacttcagtaccattttcttcAAAAAAGTGCAGTTTGTCAACTATCAAATCAAAGTAGACATCCAAGTTTAACCTGGATTGTTGAATTTAATCCTTCCAGCAATCCTAACATAACTGTATAGTATTAAATCTGTTTTAGAGGTGAGGACTGAAAGAAAGAGAGCTGGGATTGGAATCCAGATGGTCTGACACAAAGCCTTGTATTCATTCCATTTTACTGAACTGCTTTCCATAAGAACCCATAATGTAATCTCCCTGTTACCAATCCATACCTGTCAATTTACAGGACATAAGACACTtttgtcagggacttccctggtggtccagtggttaagactccttgtttctaccataggagatgcaggattgatccctggtcagggaattaagatccagcatgccactCAATAGAGCCCTCCTCCAAAGACATTTCTGTCAAAGCATCCACTCACTTCTGCCTTGAATCAGCTAAGGGTCTTCTTCATTTCATCTAGTTGATTCTGAGATCCTGGTCCTTGGAGAAATCAGCATAAGATAGTGATTCTCAAGATATGGTCCATGGAACAGCCACATCAACATTACCTGGGATGTGTTAGAAATTGTTAGAAATGCCAATTACAGGGAcccaagcacaagctggaatcaagattgctgggagaaatatcagtaacctcagatatgcagatgacaccacccttatggcagaaagtgaagatggactaaagagcctcttgatgaaagtgaaagaggacagtgaaaaagttggcttaaagctcaacattcagaaaatgaagatcatggcatctggtcccatcacttcatggcaaatagatggggaaacagtggaaacagtggctgacttgacttttctgggttccaaaagtcactgcagatggtgactgcagccatgaaattaaaagatgcttactccttggaaggaaagttatgaccaacctagatagcatattaaaaagcagagatgttactttgttaataaaggtccatctagtcaaggctatggtttgtcaagtagtcatgtatggatgtgagaggtggactataaagaaagctgagcactggagaattgatgcttttgaactgtggtgttgaagaagactcttgagagtcccttggactgcaaggagatccaaccagtccatcctaaaggagatcagtcctggctgttcattggaaggactgatgttgaagctgaaactccaatactttggccacctgatgagaagagctgactcatttgaaaagaccctgatgctggaaaatattgagggtgggaggagaaggggatgacagaggatgagatgattagatggtatcaccaactcaatggacatgagtttgggtaaaatctgggagttggtgatggactgggaggcctggagtgctacggttcatggggtcgcaaagagtcggacatgactgagcgactgaactgaactggaccccAGACCTAGTGCATGGGAACCCCTGAGGAGGGACCCACAGGGCTGTTCTTTAAGAGATCTCCATATGATTCTGATGCCCatgaaagtttgagaaccacagctCCCTACACTCTCGCCAGTTCAAAACCTAGCTGTAAACAAATCACCCTGGCAGAGAGTGATAGAGGAAAAGGGGTTGATTCCAGGGTTTCTCTTGATTAAAATCCaatcaaagaatgaaattatagatttattttctcaaaaatagaTCAGCCTTTATCAGAGACAGCCTCCACTCAATGCAGTTGCTATTTGTCTCacaaaaatctcagaaaatagTCTGATCCTCCCTGCTCTCAGACCCCCCAGAATCCCTAAAGGGTCATGTATcaactttctttccatttaagtGTATAGAATAACGTAATGCTTCATGTAGTTTATTTTACCAAATACAGACTTTTAATTCTCTTCACAGTACCCTACCCCACCTGTTAAATCAGGGAACAAAAGATTCACTGTGGTTTCTGGCATCACATTTCAAGTACATGGCTTACTTTTCAAGGACCAACAGCCGTCCTTTTCTAaccttttatttttgtccttaacCCAAACTCTCCATTAAAACCATGAATGAGAATGGTCTCACCAGTAACCATTGTTAGTCATTGGCATTGCCACTTCTGTGACCTTGCTGACTCTGCTTTCACCTTTTGGAATATCCTATTTTCTCCATCCTCCTACCTAAAATTGTATCTGTTTTTGAAGGCCCATCTCAAACCCTATTGTCCGTCTCCCCTTATCAGGCAAATTTGACCATGTAGTCAAAAAATAGATACTCtggttttggagtcagaaagaCTGGAGTCTCAGTTCTAATCTAATGTTTACCATCTTTGTGATCACTGGAAAGTTTGTGAACTTCaatgagcctcagtctcctcttccCTGAAATGGGCACAGGAAGAAACAACTTTACAAGGTTGCTGTGTGGTTTCAAAGAGAAAGCATCCCAACTCAAGGAACCGAATCATCCAAAAACTCTCAGCCCAcattgaccactagtgccacttgggaagcccattgtgtAACAAAGAGGCCACAAAGCCGAAAGCACACATAACTACACTTATAACCTTCTTCCTCTGATAAAAGACGTGAGGGGTAGGGGTCGTAACTGGAGTTGAAGATGGAGTTCAGGGACCTGAAAGCTGAAGAATCTGACCCCAAGTTAGGAACTAAGATCTCTGACAAGTGGGATTTCAGAACTTTAGAGCAGCAAAGCACTCTAAGGGAAAAGAGGGGGAGGGAAGCATCAGATGAGATCAtctgttattaataataaattaccAGAGTCTGTGAGCAATTTTAGTTAGAATATAAATTAGAGAGGATTTAAAAACCGTCGCTGTAATCACAAGAATGGCACTCACGTTCATTCTCATGTGCATTTTTGagcaggaaagaaaagacagagctTTAGCTTGCTCTTACCCTGGTTCCATACACGATGGTTGCCTGTCGAAATGGAAGCAGCATTGACACAGACAGCATGATTTGACATCCCCAGATAAGAGGAGAGCTTCCCACAAGGGGCCAGGCTAAGGTGCCATGGTACCACCTGCTCCTGGCGCACTATCTCCTCCTCCACTgacccaggagacacagaagaaagcaggagaagaCACGACCTTGGCAAGATGCTGAGCTGGTTCTACCTGAAGCCCCCTTCAAAGAGGATCTGGGTTATGCTTTAGCATAAAGGCTGTAGATTCTATGGTGAGACGTGGGCAGGACATACCCGGGACGCTGTCAGTTTTCCTGAGGGCTGATGCTTTGAGCAGGCTCTCAGAAGTCAGCTTTTCCCTCTGACCAAAGCAGAGATGGAGCAGAGTTTCTACCTTGGAGTCTAACTCCCCAAGCGAGCTATGAGGCTCACTGGGATACTGAGCAGCGCCCACCCCCCCTTAGAATGAGGGAGTGGGCCAGATATCTAGGTATTTGCAAAATAGGGCCAAGGACCTGAGACCATCAAAGTAGACCCACAAGAATGTGGCAGAATGATTGAGGACAATGTATTTCTAACTAGTTTGTGTGGTCTTGCTCCATTATGGGCTCCAAACTTCCCCCACTTCCATCCGTGAGATTCTGCCTCCTACTATGGGTCCTGATGCACGTTGTTGCAAAATTGATACCCCTGTGCTTCATGCCATTGGAAGAATGGGGAGTAATTAATAACATGCATTAAAAACATCATCTACCAATTGAAAACCTTGCTTTGAACCAGATTCTTCTTCTTTGATTCCCTTTAATCGATGATCACTACATCTCCTAGGCACTTTGCCTTTTCAGGACTCTATGACCATTAACATTTCCCTATTTTGAGCCCTCTGAACCCTCAACTGAACTTTTGCAAGTGCCTACTAGAGGTATCTTCCTATCTCCAATCTCACTACCATTAAGATTCGCCCTAGAATATTTTTAGGGTATAAGACACCTATTACATGGTATCTTGatttttgtttacatattttcttaaatgttttcaagTGAGCTGTAATGGTAAGGCCATTTGGAAAccagcaaagagttgaacaaaatTATATTGTTCTTTTGAAAACTTGCAAGTGAAGCAGTGTTGAGTGGGTCAAGTTAGAAGCCTTTCAGatgtcataattttaatttttattaactttcaGATAGATCCATTAGATATGTACAGGGGCTCCCAAGTACGCTTTACCTAAAACTCAGAGTCAACACATAACCAGTTGTCAAGATcagatttttacttttcttgtcaAGACTCCATGGCAATTCTcttaaaattttccttcaaaattaatTCATCCTCAAATGATAATCCAAAGTCTGCAACATTTAGATATTGGCAGGATACCTCCCCTATGTCAACTCTAATCCTGCATTTGCATATATCAATCCTGCATTTGCATATATCAATCCTGCATTTGCATATATCAATTTCCAGCAAATACACAACATTATAAAAGAGAAGGGCACATCTgtataaaaaaaggaagaggtaaaagaCCTGATTTCCAAGAAGAAAGAGATTGAAGAAGTTAATGAGAAAAGCAAGATTCAATTCCTTTTCTATTCCAAACTGCTCTGTGTCCCTCTAATTATTTCctgcccccccctttttttcgtAATATAAAAGGCAAAAGGAAGTCTGCAAAAGGCACTTAGAACAGCATACATGCCCTTGTTCTTCTACTCACTGTGTAAACTTGAATGGAGAGCAAACTCTAGACACCTGAGTTtcaccatctgcaaaatgggggaaCTGGATCAGTTTTAAACTGTgtctaatatttaaattttatgatttcatgTATTACAAAAAAGTCAGGTTTCACATCTATACACACACTTGAAGTGAACGCATTCTTTATGCCAtctctcaaaaagaaaaaggaaagccaCTTACAAAGAACTGAAGCACATTGGATAGGACAGCATGAACAGGCCTAGGTCAACAACACCACCCTAACACCCAGCTATTTTAGCTTTACACGTAGAAACATTGTGAAGGGGCAATTCCCTAATAGTCTAGGGGTTAAGATTTTGCGTTGTCATGGTCAAGGGCCCACGTataatccctggttggagaatgaAGATCCCAGAAACCACACATGGTTTGGCTCTCCCATCTCCCCCCAAAATTGTGAAGGTAAATAATAAGTTCACTTTTGAGTTGAAATCTGGTGCATCACATCTCCCCTCTTACTCTTCTAGAAAAATAACAAGGCAAGTACTTCGCCTTATAATTGCCCTTTGAATATAGAAGGACAGCTATATCATGTCTCAATCAGCTTTCCTTCCTCCACACCAAATATTTGCCTTTAAGTCCACCATTCACTAAGTGGCATGGTTTTCAGGCTCCTTAACCACCCACATAACCCTCCTGAGGACACAGTATGATCTGGTCATCACTCCTTTAAAATGAGCCTAACAGCTTTTCCGGCAGTGACAACCTCCTCACAAGAACATGCCTCTCGCAAAGGATCTTCTTCATCCCTCTccagaagaggagaagaggaaacacaagAAGAAGCGCCTGGTGCAGAGCCCCAATTCCTATTTCATGGATGTAAAATGCCCAGGATGCTATAAAATCACCACCGTCTTTAGCCATGCACAAACAGTAGCTTTGTGTGTTGGCTGCTCTACTGTCCTCTGCCAGCCTACAGGAGGAAAAGCAAGGCTTACAGAAGGATGCTCTTTCAGACGGAAGCAGCAGTAAAAGCACCCTGTATCAAGATGAATCGGAGACCATCCCAATAAACACGTTTTggatactaaaaataaaaaaaataaaatgagcctaacaggaaaacaaatgcaaactcTACTAGACAAGCACATAATTTTGTTCATATCTTGAACTTATTAAAAGACTCTGATAAAAGCTATAgatattctttggagaaagatGTTCCTACATGTCTACATAGATTCATAATCTGCAAACGAGCAGTTGTTTCACAACCCTGACATTCATCTGTGGACTTCATGCTAAGAACCCCCTACCCTGAATGTATCTACAGCCCAGCAGGGCTACCATTTCTGATGATATTTAGACTATGCTCAACTTGAATATACAGTGCCATTTTCATCCTCTAAAAGGAAGCCAAGGGATAGAAATAATTAATTTTGAGGTGGGAGTGTTAATAAAATCACTCTACATGTTTTCAGTTACAGTATTTTTAATGAGAGACTTGTGGGAATTCAGCTATGAAATAATCTAACCTACCTATCTATATAACTAAATTGAGTTAAGAGACATGTTAGCAAACATTGTGACTACCCTCCAAGTGCCAATTCATACTAATGCACCTACTGGTGCCAGGTAATATCTCAGATGATACATGTTCAACAGCAGGATAATGATTCATTCTTAGCATGCGGAGCTGTCAGGCAAGAAAGATACAGTCATGAAATCCAACACACTTCCACCCAAAGAGGTGTTTTCTGGTGTTCTAATTTCCATTGAATAGAGCACATTACCCCCTGTTGAACATTAATGTTCAATGAGACATAATCACAGGCTAAATAGCAATCTGCTTGACATCATTTCTTTTCCTGGATACAATAATATTTGTGCTAGGGCTATTCATCGGGCATAGAGAAATTGTGGGCTACAGATGCATTATTGTTGATCATCTATTACTAGAacctttgtcaaaaaaaaaaaaaaaaaatagaagatcaaGACTTGGGAGGAAATTTTTCAATCCTATATGGATAGCTTGTTTTTGGAGCCTGACCCGTATCTCAGTGTGCTGTTACTTTTGAAAGCAAAAAGATCCAATTATTGCCCCATAATAGGCATCACAGGTACCCGGCCTCAAGTCCTGTTGAGCTACTTTCAGTAATCTCTAAGTGTTTCAGATTCAATTATTGAACCTACTTCATCATGCCTACCAATACCCATTGCTTGCCCTGTGATTTATATCTCCTCCCCCTACAGGAAGTGCATATTGGGCTTGACCATGTAATTTGCGTTGTCCAGTGGATTAAGGGTTGAAGAGAGTTTAAGTTTCAAACCTAACCCTTAAGAGGGACCTCATGTTTATCATGCTTCTGCTTGTTCTCCTGCACCTCCACAAAATCCAGGATAAAGTAACCCTGGTTAATGAGCTAGtccaagacacagagagaagactcAGACCCAATCTGCAGCTAAGAGtcacccagctgagcccagcctagGTTGCCTGAACTCAAACCAACCCATAGACATGTGAGCAAAATTACTAGTACTATTGCATGCCACAAATATTAAGTTATTGTTAGGCATGCAGCAACAGCTGACTCTATACTCAACGTTAAAAAGGTACAACATACTAAAATTGATTTTACAACTTGCCTTTTGTCCCATGAGATATTTACATTACACatctacacatatacacacatgtacacatatatacacacttttGATGGCTAGAGACTGTGTTAGATGTAGGGCATGCCATGGTAAACAAACAATGCTCATGGTTGCTTATTGTCTATTGGTTTGAACTTCACAATACCTCTAACATCTCTGGACGTAATGGGCAATCCAGTGCAGTATAAAAAATTGGGGAGAAGAATCATTTGATTCCATTGATAAGCAAGTGATGGGATCCATCATCTCTAAGAGCAATTAATAGTTATATTCCTgactgtgaaaaaaatgaaatgcttcAACATTGGTATGCTTTACAGATAACTAAGGTTTGCATCTTAAGCTCAGAAAGTTGAACAATATTGGCAAGAAAGACTACTACTCATAGAACATAATTTAACTTTTCCTCCATGACTGAAGTCCATCATTATGAACTACAATTATTGTGCTGTGCTGTAATATGGCTCTTGGTTTCTCCAcgcttctctgtctcctccttacAAGAAGCCTGTCAACTGTATCTTCTGCTGTCATCCAACCTGCCTCTAACAGTCCTCTTTCCCTACCGGTCTTCCCCGAACTGCTACAGGTCAACCAGTAACCATACTTATGAAGAAGTGTATATTAAGATGACTCAGTGTAGTACTGTGACCCTCACATGTTAAGTGCATGGTTCTTATGCATGGGATTCACACAGCAAGTCCTGACCTTCACAATTCTTTCCTGCCAACCTCTTGATTCAAGGTTGACTATTCTAGAAAAGAGAGGCTACCA
Protein-coding sequences here:
- the LOC122434614 gene encoding 40S ribosomal protein S27-like, which produces MPLAKDLLHPSPEEEKRKHKKKRLVQSPNSYFMDVKCPGCYKITTVFSHAQTVALCVGCSTVLCQPTGGKARLTEGCSFRRKQQ